The Triticum aestivum cultivar Chinese Spring chromosome 4B, IWGSC CS RefSeq v2.1, whole genome shotgun sequence sequence GATAGATTAATCGATCCGCCCGGAGATTATCAGGTGTGTGACCCATGCATGGTTTATTAGTATAGGGACGAGAAGACGGGCAATTAATAACCCGGCTTAACGACGAAAGGAAGCACACAATAGGATGATCCCTGGTTTCCTGATGAAGCGATGAATCTGTCCGTAGCCGTGGAAGGATGCTTGTCATGCATGAATTAATGGACGGATGCTTAGGTTTCGCGTACGCATATGCATGTGAGATGTTCTGCGTCTTTGTTAATAGTGCTGTATTGGCAGCTCAGGTGTCGATATCAGGTACTAGTGTTAATTTGATCATTCTGCTCGTCGTAAGAGTCACACTTTGGCGCGCGGGAGGATGATGTAGAGTAAAAATCTAAGATGTTGAATTGGACCTACGGATTGTGGATGCGGTCGACTGGCCGGTAAACTGTTGGATTGCAGTATGAACGCCGGCCGGTGAAAACATTTGTACACTTTGTAAGGCTTTGGCTGCTAGCTGGTGCAAGTCACGTAGACGCTTTGTGTTGTAGGTACGTACATGCCAGGCCAGGCCAATTCATGTGATCCTTGAGCATCATCCGATCGAATCACGTGCAGCGGATCGATCCAATACCACGGTACAGTGGCGCGAGCATTGTACTGTGCCTTGTACTGTCGGCTCAGGGAATGGGCAGTGCGGCGAGTTGATCCATTCTAATCTCAGGGCATCCACAACGTGATGGTGCCAAATTTGTGATGTCGTCAGAATTTTGGCACTGGTGTCAAATTCATTCATTCTCTCCAATGTAGCTATTGCCAAATATCTGCAGAGTGGGTCCAAGCACCGACACAAATTAACCCAAGGAAAATGGTGGATTGGGCATCCTAAATATTGAGGTGCACAACAAAGCCCTGCTCTTAAAGCACATTCATACATTCCTCAATAAGGAAAACATCCCTTGGGTGAATATCATTTGGGAATCATACTACCACAACTCTTTACCAGGAGAGAGAATGATGGGATCAATTTGGTGGAAAACCTTGCTCAAACTCCTGCCCACTTAAAAGAATTTGCTTCTTCTAAAGCAAACTCAGGAAATTCAACTTTCTTTTGGTCAGATTGTTGGTGGGATCAACCACTCCAAACCAAATTCCCTGAACTATGCTCTTTCAACAACAACAGCTCTATTTCTCTACAGCAAATCCTCAACTCATCAGACCTGACTGCACATTTTCACACACCCTTGTCACAACAAGCATTTCTGCAGTTCAACCTACTACAAGAATATTTGCAAGAGAGAAATGATTCACCAGGAAATGACAGATGTTCAGTAAAAGGGACAACCAGAGGATACTCCTCCATCAAGATGTATGCTCATATGATGGGACCCAGCACAATGCACACTTTGTTCAGAGGGATATGGAATACTTCATGCAGACTGAGACACAAAATTTTCATATGGCTACTTCTACATTACAGGATCAACACAAGAATTTGCTGCACCGAAAATCCATGCATCTGGATAGCTATAATTGTGCCCTCTGTACAAACAACACTGAAGAAACGATGATGCACTTATTTTGAAACTGTCCATTTGCGTTGCAATGCTGGGATAAGATTATTCCCCATAGGAAAAGAGGCATGTTTGTTCTGGATGATATTCAGATGGCCATTCAACAACTACCACAAAGCATAGCTCTAGACATAGTAATCATGGATGTTGGGGGATCTGGTCCATCCGAAATGACAAACTCTTCAGATTTGCAGCCCCTCACATTGATGGATGGTGTTACTACCTGCAGGAAGGACTCAGGGCGGCGCAGATTAGAGCCAAGCAAGCCAAAACTCACAGGATCAGTGTCTGGGTAGAACAAAACCTTTAATTTGTTTGATGTTTCATAAAACTGGTATTGGTTGATGCTTTTCGTAAACCTCGTTTGTATATATTTAAATTAATGAAattaccgtagaacaattgttctacggttagTGCTTCAAAAAAACATAGAAAATCTCATATGTGCGCTAAGCTCATGCATGCCAAAACAGGAGAAGGGAGAAAGTAGCCGAAAGTAGGAGAGAGGTAACATTTTTTACTGTGTCAATGAATTTGGCATCGGAGCTCGCAGGAGCTTCGGTTCCCTATTTCTTTGATTTGGCACCACCTTCCACAATGTGTCTCGCCGGTGCCAAAAGCTATTTGATCATTTGGCACTAGCAATTTGACATACATTGTGGATGCCCTCAGTTGAGGAATGGATCGGCGACGATATGCAAGATAGTAAGTGTATTATGTGGCCATTACAGCATCTACAGCCGGTGTCCTCGAACCCTCGTCAAACGGAGATCTGGACGAACATCACGGTCACTGATCGGTCGAAAAACCCGATTTAGTCGAACGTCTTAGACTGGCCTTAAACGCCAAGGTTGACTGACCCCTCATATTCGGTTaaaatatggggcggatataggGTGGCCCGGGCGTGATCGGACATGTCCGTCATGTTCGACCTGGCCCATGCTGGCTtatccgaccccacatatattcgttgCCAGCCGATCctcggatcaaaccctagccactccactccCTTCCATTCCACTCTGTCACCCAAGCTCCCGTCTGGCGATCTCCAGCCTTCTTCGACATGGCGGGCAGTGGATCCGAGTCCTACACCTCCAGATCCGTTGATCCGGAGCTCGTACAACGCGGCCTCGAGGAGGAGATGACCGTTCGTCTTGCGCACTGCCGCTCCCAGGAGGAGGCCGACCGACGGCAGCGCTTGACTCCTTTcgtcgggaatccattgcgtccgcccaaatggcgcatggataCGGCGCGAGGTGTGTTGGCACTGCCTCATGGAAGGTGGTGCGGTCCCTCAGGCGTCTGAACGCGGCGGTGGATGTGCAACCGCTTCGTTAGCGCGTTGAGTTGAAGGTGAACACATGGGCGTCGCCCGACGCAAATATGGCGCGGCATGCCCACTGTGCGAGGCagcgggcgcgggaggcggcgacagCCCTCACGGCGGTGGACGTTGCGGGGTGGTGTTGCGTTCTCGGCGCCCCATATGGTGCACGGCCAGCCCAGGCGCTGCAACTGCGTCGTGGTGGACGTCGCCAGCTCCTTCCACGACGGATTCATCATCAATCTCACGTCTACCAGCGCTTCggactccgacgaggaagagtagcgCCTTGAGTTCGTGAGCCGATGTGTGTCCTATGTCCTACTCTATCTCGCCGGCGATTGAAAGAACACTTCGAAGGGCATAGCTGGCCGCCGGACATGAGCCCGGCAAAGCAGGACAGACTGCTTCCTTAATTAAGGTTTCACGTTACATGTAATAATATGAATTTAAGATTTTTTTAATTGAGATGTTTAATTATGAAAATGACTATTTAAGACGTGACCGATCACTATCTGTGGGTGTGTTTGAGAGGTCAGTTTGTTGTATCAGGGGTAGATGATGTTGCGTGCAGCGACCAGCAGAGCGATGATAACAAGATACACAGCGGATTCGATCGTAGCGCCGTGCCAGCTTGCTGCTAGGTGGTGGTCATTCGGGCGACGAGATGTGAATGTGACGAACCTTGTCCTCTTGTTGACCCGTGAAGACAAGCTGTCGACGAGGCCGTGTCACGGTGTCTGCGAGTTCCATGAAACCCGCGGATTCTAGAGCACGGTGGTCGTTTTACTTCCTTGCGCTGTAGTAAACCCGGCCGCATCAGTCATCAACTAGACTAGATATATGTAGACAAATTCATGCAATGTAGGCGGCGGATTCCAGTTTACCAGGGTTACTATATAGGGGGAAAAAAGATCTTACATGTTTTTTTACCGAAAAACTGGCAAGATAGACACAACTCACACAAGCGGGATGGCGTGATATGCATGGTTAAATTCAACACTTTTTTTAGGTTTCGCTATTTATAAGGTATCAGAATCTTTTTGTTGCGTCAgccatttttttcttcttcctgaGCGTGCGGTATCTCGCAAGAGTAGAAGCAACCTCACCGGAGAAGAAGCAACACCACTATCTATCTTAGAAATGTAAGGGTGCAGTTTCGTTGGGGAGCAGCAacctcactatctatcttaggggtgcggAGTGTGGGGTGCAGGGGATAGCCGGAGTTGTTCGCCGTTGTGCGGCTTAGAGGAATGGGCGGGCCGTTGGCCAGCAATGGCGGTGGGAGGAGGTTGATGGGAGGTTCGGAGCAAGCCGGTGCACAGTAGGCCCCGCAGTTCGCGGGCGGTAGAGGTCGGCTATTGGGGCTGGGCAGGCAGGGGGCgtgcgtgaggaggaagaagatgaatagTATGTGGCCTGTTTCAGGCCGTTGGATGAAGATCTGAATACGGTTTAGATGAGAACTGACTGATGCAACAATTTTTCCAGGTGCACGCTCCTTTTTTTTTCAATATATCTCTTTTAATAGTTTGAATTGCCTTTTTTGTTTGTAGATTTTGGAATCCGTTATAATATCAAACTTTCAACAGGGATGGAAATGAAAAAGCAAGCAAGACCCCAAAATGTACAAACGAAAAGGCCAAACCCCTATATAAACCCATGCCACACTCCTCACTCCCTCGCAGTGACCGACACTTTCCTAGCTCAAGCTAAGCTCCGCAACCATGGCGCCCACCAggttgcctctcctcctcctcctcgccgccactGTCGCTGCCGCGGCCGACCTGTCCGTCTACCACAATGTCCACCCTCCGTCCGCCTCCCCGCTCGAGTCCATCATCGCGCTCGCCCGCGACGACGACGCgcgcctcctcttcctctcctccaaGGCCGCCTCCACCGGCACCGCCTCGGCGCCCGTCGCCTCCGGCCAGACCCCGCCCTCCTACGTCGTGCGCGCCGGGCTCGGCTCGCCGGCCCAGCCCATGCTCCTGGCCCTCGACACCAGCGCCGACGCCACCTGGGCGCACTGCTCCCCGTGCGGCACCTGCCCCGCCAGCAGCCTCTTCGTCCCGGCCAACTCCTCCTCCTACGCGCCCCTCCCCTGCTCCTCGTCCATGTGCCCCATCCTCCAGGGCCAGCCCTGCCCGGACCGGGACCCCTTCGACAGCGCGGCGCCGCTGCCGTCGTGCGCCTTCTCCAAGCCGTTCGCCGACGCCTCCTTCCAGGCGGCGCTGGCCAGCGACTGGCTGCATCTGGGCAAGGACTCCATCCCCAACTACGCGTTCGGGTGCGTGGGCTCGGTGAGCGGGCCGACTTCCAACCTCCCGAAGCAGGGGCTCCTGGGCCTAGGCCGGGGCCCCATGGCCCTGCTGTCCCAGGTCGGCAACATGTACAACGGCGTCTTCTCCTACTGCCTGCCCAGCTACAAGTCGTACTACTTCTCCGGGTCGCTCCGGCTGGGCGCCGCCGGCCAGCCCCGGTCCGCGAGGTACACGCCGATGCTGAAGAACCCCCATCGGTCGTCGCTGTACTACGTGAACGTGACGGGGCTGAGCGTGGGGCGGTCCCCGGTGAAGGTGCCCGCGGGGTCGTTCGCGTTCGACCCCAGCACGGGCGCGGGCACGGTGGTGGACTCCGGCACGGTGATCACGCGGTGGACGGCGCCCGTGTACGCGGCGCTGCGGGAGGAGTTCCGGCGGCACGTGGCGGCGCCGAGCGGGTACACGTCGCTGGGCGCGTTCGACACGTGCTTCAACACGGACGAGGTGGCGGCCGGGGGCGCGCCGGCCGTGACGATCCACATGGACGGCGGCGTGGACCTGGCGCTGCCGATGGAGAACACGCTGATCCACAGCAGCGCGACGCCGCTGGCGTGCCTGGCCATGGCGGAGGCGCCGCAGAACGTCAACTCCGTCGTCAACGTCGTCGCCAACCTGCAGCAGCAGAACCTCCGGGTCGTCTTCGACGTCGCCAACTCGCGCGTCGGCTTCGCCCGGGAGTCCTGCAACTAGTTCCCACGAGGCGACCTTTCTTCACGTGTTCGTGCGGTTATAATCGAATCATTAGCCATGCATTTGGgtgtacgtacgtacgtactaCGTGTGATTGTTAATTTGCGGCTTAGTATTTTTCAGTGTGTGCAATAAGGAATGTGGCATCAAAGTTTGTCACGGGTGGGTGCGCGTGTGTTGTGCTGTACTACGTGTCGATAGAACTAGAGAATTACTGTAGTACTGGTCGTAACTATTTACTGGTGTGATGTGTGGTGCATTTAATTAACTTGTTTGTTTCGTTTGGCTGTTGCGCAAGGTGTACGTACGTTCGAGACTTTCACGCTGCACATACGTACAGGTAGAGTTAATGCAAAAGCTGGCTCGTCTTGGAGTGTACTGGCAGCCGGTGCTACTGGCTTGTGCTGCCAATCTGCACAGTGCCCAGACCAACAGGGCTAGCATGCAAGCTCCATGGCATTGCCTCCTTTCGAAATTTGAAGTTTGAACAATTATGTTGCTCATGATGATATTGTCGAAATAGGACCGATGGTTGTTTAATACTAACGTTTTGACAATTAGTTCTTGCAGCTTCTTTATTAAGTCATGTAGTTTCTACTTTAGAGTGCATATTCACTTGGATGAACAGTAAAAATAAAATGAAGcggtaaaaataaaaataaattcttGATTTTTCATTTCTTTTAGCATGAGTGCAGTAGGGAAGGCTCTACCATGTCTCATTTCtattaaaaaaatataataatGTACATATGGAAGGGTGGTAGGGGAATGAGAATAAAAAAATTACAAAGTGTCAAGCCAAGTTTGCATGCCATATTCAGAATGGGCTTTTCCCTGTTCATTACCATTTGGAAAGAGTTAAATACACCACGAGTGCCTTAACTTGTCCTATGCGATCAATTTGATGTCTAAAGTTGTGAAATACATAAAAGTGATACTCGAACTTGTCTGCGCGTGCAAATATGGTGCCTCCTGTCGTATCCCGGTGTACGCTTTGCCATGTATCGCGTTGGCATGGCTACATGGCGACAGTTCGCATGTCAATGAGTGATAGCATTTTATTTACAACCAACTCCcttaaattatactccctccgtctcaaaataagtgtcttgacctTAGTATAAATTTATACTAGAGCTAAtacaaagttgagacatttattcTGAGACACGGAGGAAATATTTAATTACACATAAATGTATGGCATACAGATGCATATTGATGATGGGTCTAACCTGTCACGTTTGGGTCCTGCATTTCCAGGCAGGCGAGCGGATGAGAAAAAAATAGTAGTAATAAGAAAGAAAAAGGACAAGCCTAGATGGATTCGATGCCAGGACATTGCGTGCACAACATTCACATGTTAACAAATACACTACACCAAGCATGGCTGCATTTAATTGTTTTCCTTAATACCGGATGTCGTGTGTGTGGTATGCATCCGTGCACACGTCAATGACAATTTATTTGTTTGGTGTTACCATGAAAACAATATCTTTGTTTGGTGCACACCTAAATTCTTCACTTGTTATCGTATCGAGGGAGACTCGGGGAATATGCTAGTGCATTTGAAAACAAATGTTCACcatgtttttgaaaaatgtttcaCGTGTATTATAAAATTGTAAACGTGTTTTTGAATGATGTTTGTCATGCATTCAAAATGTTGATAACATGtacttcaaaaaatgttcaacgtgtattttAGAATTTATTGCGTAAAATTgttaccatgattgaagatgaatagattggaagtttttcccgcaaaaaaaacgcCTTTAGTGGTTTTAATACATTTCTAGAGTTATTATTATTACATGATAATATTTTAAACAGATTGAACAATTACGTTATCATTTTTTGTAATTGTATATTTTAAAATACAATGAAAATACACAATAATTGTCCGTGCTTGTGGTCCTGCACGAATATACATAAATTTACACAATAATTCTTAATATATGTTGAACTGTCTAAATCTACATAACTTTTAGAATTAGTTCATGTTTACCTCTTCAAAGTACACAGTAAAAAAATAATAAAGAATTAAACTACACAATAATTGCCTACTGATAGCTATTGTAGTTTTTATATGACAAAATTTACATATCATGAAAGCTAAACAGAAACTTGAAAAAAAATGTAGAAAATGTGTTAAGGAATCGCACATCTATAGGCGATATTGTTCTACACACATTTCTAGTTACTTTTTTTTGATGACACATGCAGTTCTAGTTACTCGTAGAACGTATAACTTATTTTGGTCAGGTGGCCAACAAGCGTCTGCATATTTCTAATTTAAGGGTCCTTTCTACGTAATTAAATAAAAATGAGGTGGTTTCTGGAAAAAAAAACATCACTCGACCACTTCCAGCCACTGACATGCAGGTTACCGCCACACTGGGGTGCCATGCAGGCAGGGCATACGTCCGGATACGATAGAAAGCACTGTATTTGCACGGAGGGATAAGTTTAAGCACCACTTTCATGTATTTTACAACTTTAGGCACCAAATTAACCGCACATGACAAGTTAAGGCACCCGTGGTGTATTTAACTCATTTGGAAATCCTCTTTGAAAGAATAGCAACACTGGTCCATATTTCTCTGTTTGTTTTCAAATATGATAACATTCATGTGCATCCTATGATAAGAGTTTCTCTGAAACAATTGTTTCCCATTCTAGTTTGTCATTCAATCATAATATCAAATATATTTAAATCTGTGTTCCACACCTTGACCATTGTCATCCTTTTCTTTAGACGAGAATAACATATAAAAAAGATGATGAGTGAGATCCCCattggtactccctccgtacttatttactccgcatattaggtttgtctaaagtcaaactttatataCTTTAAATAAGTTTGtagaaaaatatattaacatatacACCACTAGATCAATACCATTAGATCCATCATTACATGTTtatttcacatcatatagatttgttacaataaatgttcatattgttttctataaacttggtcaaagtttacaaagtttgacttcagtcaaagctaatatgcaaagtaaataaaaacagaagGAGTACCTTCATCACAGCGCACACAAGTAGTGTCATCAATGTGAAAATGTTTCTTGGAAAGCAAATCCCTGGTATTAAATTTGTCCTAAATGGGTAACCAGAAAGAAAAAGATTGTTTACACAAACAACCTGATTCCCATGTCCATCTGAAGGGAGCATCAATGTTTGGTGGTGGGGTGGGATGGGGTGGGGTGTCAAGCTAATACATAGAAATTTCCCGTTGGAGTATTTCAGTCCACTCCAGTTGAAAGTCCAAGTGTCAGCAGTATAATTGAGATCGATGCCATTCATAATGCTAGCAAATTCATCACATCATTGGAGTACAATGCCCGATACTGGTAGATGGAAGATATTGTATATGTCATCTGAGATATAGTTTTAATTAGCTGGAGATAATGTGATATTTTTGTTTTTGCAAATGAGTGAAGTTGAGGAAATCTTTCTTTCATGCTATCATCATGCCAATTGTCATTCCGTAACAAAATGGATGAACCATCATTAGGGCTAATGTTATGATATTCTTaaagggagtacctagaactcatttagatgagatataatttggtctcattcactttgaaaacaagaacatatacaacccacgtcagctgaaagtgcaactaatccctgggtggttttgataattcttAACCtttttcaagataatcatttcagaaagtttaatgattggcatggcatggactagggatgtggacccctcaaaatgcaaaggatacatattggcaacaagctcaagactctacctttttcatttaagtgatccaagatcacattgagtctataggaaagccaatactattaaaaggggatgaggtgttgcttaatggtttgcttgctcaaaatgcttagtgatatgctccaaaaccctcgaccactttcccatttccacatttgtcctaaatctaaaagtcaaactcggccccaccaatttgatctatccggcgctactgagttcacttgacatagccatagccagaaaccctaaacacttcggtctcaccgatagggatctcggtctcaccgagatgggattgcaaactctctgtatcccttcgtaacgtttcggtctcaccgaaatgagcgatcggtaccaccgagttcgcaatgcaaactctctgtttccttctcgTAACGCTTCGGTCTCACTAAAACGAGcgaataggtcccaccgagtttgcctgaccaactctttgtttgcctattagtgaaatcggtcccaccgagttcatgtgattggtctcaccgagatcaagttatgccctaaccctagcgcatcggtcccaccaagttgatcatatcggtcccatcgaaaatcctaacgttcacatttatAACTGAATCGACCTGACCGAGTttcttgattcggtcccactgagtttgggaaTATGTGTGTAaaagttagattttgtgtggaggctatatatacccctccacccactcttcattcgtggagagagccatcagaacatacctacacttccactactcattttctgagagagaaccacctactcatgtgttgagaccaagacattccaatcctaccatatgaatcttgatctctagccttcccaagttgctttccactcaaatcatctttccaccatagccaaatctgtgagagagagttggttgttggggagacaatcatttgaagcacaagagcaaggagttcatcatcaacacaccatctattaccttttggagagtgatgtgtgctagattggttaggtgtcgcttggaagcctccgtcaagattgtggagttgagccaagaagtttgtaagggcaaggagttcgcctacttcgtgaagatctacccaagtgaggcaagtccttcgtgggcgatgcccatggtgggatagacaaggttgcttcttcatggacccttcgtgggtggagccctccatggactcgcgcagtcgttacccttcgtgggttgaagtatccatcaacgtggatgtacggtagcaccacctatcggaaccaccaaaaatctccgtgtctacaattccgtttgctccctccaaactcctccctttaccttcatatgcaatgatttacattctgcttctatactctttgatttgcatgtgttaggttgattgcttgactagtgctaagttgctaaaatctgccaagaattaaaattgggaaaaggttaagtttttttgggtcaagtagtctaatcaccccccctctagacatactttcgatcctacaagtggtatcagagctttggtctccatttgccttgatttccatacctttggtgatcatagccttggtttcacaacctaggagagtatgacatctagcgagggaaattaccaccgtagaggtccttactttgatggtactaattttgctagttggaagcataagatgaaaatgcatattcttggacttaaccccgccatttgggctattgtgtgtattggattGCAAGGTCAATTCTTTGATGCGAGAGAACCAAattgtgaagctaccgcggaagagttgaagatgttacaatacaatgctcaagcttgtgatatcctcttcaacggattgtgccccgaagaattcaacaaaatcagtcgtcttgagaatgtaaaggaaatttgggatactttgattgatatgcacgaaggtaccgactccatcaaggaatccaagttggatgtgcttcaaagtcaacttgataagttcaaaatgaaggaagGTGAAGGtgccgctgaaatgtactctaggcttgctctcgtcacaaatgagattgccggttcaggaagtgaagagatgaccgacaaattcatcatcaagaagatcctaagagacttggatggaaaatatgacac is a genomic window containing:
- the LOC123093433 gene encoding aspartyl protease 25 yields the protein MAPTRLPLLLLLAATVAAAADLSVYHNVHPPSASPLESIIALARDDDARLLFLSSKAASTGTASAPVASGQTPPSYVVRAGLGSPAQPMLLALDTSADATWAHCSPCGTCPASSLFVPANSSSYAPLPCSSSMCPILQGQPCPDRDPFDSAAPLPSCAFSKPFADASFQAALASDWLHLGKDSIPNYAFGCVGSVSGPTSNLPKQGLLGLGRGPMALLSQVGNMYNGVFSYCLPSYKSYYFSGSLRLGAAGQPRSARYTPMLKNPHRSSLYYVNVTGLSVGRSPVKVPAGSFAFDPSTGAGTVVDSGTVITRWTAPVYAALREEFRRHVAAPSGYTSLGAFDTCFNTDEVAAGGAPAVTIHMDGGVDLALPMENTLIHSSATPLACLAMAEAPQNVNSVVNVVANLQQQNLRVVFDVANSRVGFARESCN